Proteins encoded in a region of the Thunnus maccoyii chromosome 4, fThuMac1.1, whole genome shotgun sequence genome:
- the lad1 gene encoding ladinin-1 has translation MSISRKNWSALSSLARQWTMEDEEEVEREKRRRVKSSSGDPDADFSTSPGSTPTSDSTRGADSTSETSQGLSSVEQMQLDFVEMLRVRDEKRRMRHVETLRRQKEVGDDGAEANREEGGGLSGGARVELLGDLDEGQGSAPPLVKTKPQPPQKTASYNPSSSSSKTSTNITDRQHENGESSGRDPDPKPPSNSARKFVSSVSISLDKSPSASGSTTPMSPCSPTTPMSPRGQWPSSCQSPSPRGAQSPFENGHTQETSVNDSSAFEQSTKPAFVRQSSRTLSFRMMKKKEEDSSPLQRSASVRVASKKFESSTSQNEDEDKASSFQRNSRQRISSRSIQEKMQRLAQAAQKSEVTKSPDVTQRTLFLMEEVSRKRGLFEKEQQAANPTSPGVSRQEFRTFTSGMSDRINRWLNKTNQPGSSQSPSDLRHVDITSKRSLFESKGEDGVANTSPGKVYK, from the exons CCTAGCGCGTCAATGGACAatggaagatgaggaggaagtggagagggagaagagaaggagggtgAAGAGCTCAAGCGGCGACCCCGACGCTGACTTCAGTACATCACCTGGAAGCACACCCACCAGTGACAGCACCCGTGGGGCAGACTCCACAAGTGAGACGTCCCAGGGTCTCAGCAG CGTGGAGCAGATGCAACTGGACTTTGTGGAGATGCTGCGTGTCCGCGATGAGAAGCGGAGGATGCGGCATGTGGAGACGCTGAGACGACAGAAGGAGGTAGGGGATGATGGAGCGGAAGCTAACAGAGAAGAAGGAGGCGGCCTCTCAGGAGGCGCAAGGGTCGAGCTACTTGGGGACTTGGATGAGGGGCAGGGCAGTGCACCCCCCTTGGTCAAAACCAAACCACAACCACCCCAAAAAACAGCCTCTTACaatcccagcagcagcagcagcaaaaccaGCACtaacatcacagacagacaa caTGAAAACGGAGAGTCATCGGGCAGAGACCCTGATCCCAAGCCGCCGTCCAACTCAGCTCGCAAGTTTGTCAG TTCTGTCTCCATCTCGCTCGACAAGAGTCCCTCTGCCAGCGGGAGCACAACTCCCATGAGCCCTTGCTCTCCAACAACCCCCATGTCACCTCGAGGACAGTGGCCTTCGTCCTGTCAGAGTCCCTCACCTAGGGGAGCTCAAAGCCCTTTTGAGAACGGACACACACAGGAG ACCAGTGTGAATGACTCTTCTGCCTTTGAACAGTCTACCAAACCTGCCTTTGTCAGACAGAGCTCCAGGACCTTATCTTTCagg atgatgaagaagaaagaggaagatagCTCACCACTGCAGAggag tGCAAGTGTCAGGGTGGCATCCAAGAAGTTTGAATCCAGCACA AGCCAAAATGAAGATGAAGACAAAGCATCATCCTTCCAGAGGAA CTCTAGGCAGAGGATTTCATCCCGGTCCATTCAGGAGAAGATGCAGAGACTGGCCCAGGCTGCACAG AAATCTGAAGTGACCAAGTCTCCAGATGTGACCCAGAGGACCCTCTTCCTGATGGAGGAGGTGTCCAGGAAGAGAGGCCTCTTTGAGAAGGAGCAGCAGGCAGCGAACCCAACCAGCCCTGGAGTTTCCAGACAG GAATTCAGAACCTTCACGTCAGGAATGTCGGACCGGATCAACCGCTGGCTCAACAAGACCAACCAACCTGGCTCTTCACAAAGTCCCTCG GACTTGAGACATGTGGACATCACCAGCAAGAGGAGCCTGTTTGAGAGCAAAGGGGAGGACGGTGTTGCAAACACCAGCCCAGGAAAAGTCTACAAGTGA